Proteins co-encoded in one Cytobacillus sp. NJ13 genomic window:
- a CDS encoding PaaI family thioesterase: MNRDLMELLDQCTKNATEEELNALESLLLGFHKRQTGQNGSYIGGLLHMERQITEDECILTVPLSQIVNNPLGILHGGITATIIDSAMGTLAASLLPEGFGAVTTQLNIHYLAVGKGEYVTCRATIDHKGTKSMVLTADVRRSDGRKIAQATGSFFIIEKKNVKN; this comes from the coding sequence ATGAATAGAGATCTTATGGAATTATTAGATCAGTGCACTAAGAATGCAACTGAGGAAGAATTAAACGCTTTAGAATCCCTGCTATTAGGTTTTCATAAAAGACAGACAGGTCAAAACGGCTCCTATATCGGCGGACTTCTTCATATGGAACGGCAAATAACTGAGGATGAATGCATTCTGACTGTTCCTTTAAGTCAGATAGTCAATAATCCGCTCGGCATTCTCCATGGGGGAATAACCGCAACCATTATTGACTCTGCCATGGGAACACTTGCAGCTTCACTGCTTCCCGAAGGCTTTGGGGCTGTTACCACACAGTTAAACATTCATTATCTTGCAGTTGGTAAAGGGGAATACGTGACATGCAGAGCGACGATTGATCATAAGGGCACAAAAAGCATGGTATTAACTGCAGATGTACGCCGTTCTGATGGAAGAAAAATTGCACAGGCAACAGGCAGCTTTTTTATCATCGAAAAGAAAAACGTTAAAAATTAA
- a CDS encoding IS3 family transposase (programmed frameshift), translating into MGKTGRTYQKYTEDFKIRAVKLYKEGNKSYRTVSEELGLRSPTQLKKWVMKFNQGESFEDLRGRAGGNTDSNPLKGRPRTNFKSIQEERDYYKAQVEYLKKRLSKSTRGGIIPKAERFEIINELSGIYPIAWLAEIAQVSRSGYYKWLKTTSLREDRQTKEYLIKSHIMAIHHTYPFYGYPRMKIALKDEGFHINHKKVYRLMTDMNIRAEIRKKRNFFGRKPSVIYSNLLNRNFKALKPDEKYVTDITYIQVGDSFYYLSVILDLYNNEVLAWNISKRNDLELVLNTIDLLTQKRNVYGAILHSDQGFQYTSNQYHKKLKKIGIQGSHSRKGNCLDNACIESFFSHLKTEKLYRSQFKTEKELIQILEEYMYLYNYKRFQKKLNQCAPVEYRLTLAA; encoded by the exons ATGGGGAAAACAGGAAGAACGTATCAAAAATATACAGAGGATTTTAAAATAAGAGCAGTAAAACTATACAAAGAAGGAAACAAAAGTTACCGAACAGTATCGGAAGAGCTAGGTCTTCGAAGTCCAACCCAATTAAAGAAATGGGTTATGAAATTTAATCAGGGAGAGTCCTTTGAAGATTTAAGGGGACGTGCAGGCGGTAACACAGACAGTAATCCACTTAAAGGGCGCCCCAGAACGAACTTTAAAAGTATCCAAGAGGAAAGGGATTATTATAAAGCTCAGGTTGAATACCTAAAAAAGCGGT TATCCAAATCTACACGAGGAGGGATCATCCCAAAAGCAGAACGATTCGAAATCATAAACGAACTAAGTGGTATTTACCCTATCGCTTGGTTAGCTGAGATTGCGCAAGTCTCAAGATCAGGTTATTATAAGTGGCTTAAAACGACCTCCCTTAGGGAGGACAGGCAGACCAAAGAATATCTAATAAAATCACATATTATGGCTATTCATCATACATACCCTTTTTATGGTTACCCTCGTATGAAAATAGCTCTTAAAGACGAAGGATTTCATATTAATCATAAGAAGGTATATCGATTAATGACTGATATGAATATTCGAGCTGAAATTAGGAAGAAGCGAAACTTCTTCGGAAGGAAGCCTTCCGTTATTTACTCAAACTTATTAAACCGTAACTTTAAGGCTCTAAAACCAGATGAGAAATACGTAACAGACATTACGTATATTCAAGTTGGAGATTCATTTTATTACCTTTCCGTTATACTCGATCTTTATAACAATGAGGTTTTAGCCTGGAATATTTCAAAGAGAAATGACTTAGAATTGGTCCTTAATACAATCGATCTATTAACACAAAAAAGAAACGTGTATGGTGCGATCCTGCATTCAGATCAAGGCTTCCAATACACGTCTAATCAATACCACAAAAAGTTAAAGAAAATAGGCATTCAAGGCAGCCATTCTCGCAAAGGAAACTGCCTCGATAATGCCTGTATTGAGTCTTTCTTCTCTCATCTAAAGACAGAGAAGCTATATCGATCACAGTTTAAAACAGAAAAAGAATTAATTCAAATACTTGAAGAATACATGTATCTCTATAACTATAAAAGATTCCAGAAAAAACTAAACCAGTGTGCTCCGGTTGAATACCGACTCACACTGGCTGCTTAG
- a CDS encoding CAP domain-containing protein: protein MISIFLAAGFYIDIERNEKGEILVNQENTQPGAVKDINNNDKSLSSNTGFPEKGLASLMGKSAEGLKESLGAPSRIDPSFYGYDWWIYNISSTEYIQAGVSKNKVVSLFATGEDADIYPFKIGQPIGELYASVFFETDFNLKIKDSSYRFELSEDDLNTRPLVMVGEYYAQLNIDRFTGTLSSVRVMDAATLIKLRPYEMVYRGELLEPPLPSPAFEEDVERAKEKQILDLTNVIRVRHHLQPLIWDDMTAAAAFGHSKDMYESNDFSHTSKTYGDLADRLEAGGVSFEAAGENIAANYTDAPAVVEGWLNSKGHRDSLLNEEYTHLGVGVYKKHYTQNFIKKADVES from the coding sequence TTGATTTCCATTTTTCTGGCAGCTGGCTTTTACATTGATATTGAGCGTAATGAGAAAGGGGAAATACTTGTCAATCAGGAAAATACACAGCCTGGTGCAGTTAAGGATATAAATAACAATGACAAAAGTTTATCTTCCAATACAGGGTTCCCTGAAAAAGGCTTGGCATCGCTTATGGGAAAATCCGCCGAGGGGCTTAAAGAAAGTTTAGGAGCACCGTCCAGAATAGATCCTTCTTTTTATGGCTACGATTGGTGGATTTATAATATAAGCAGCACTGAGTATATTCAGGCTGGGGTAAGCAAAAATAAAGTGGTTAGTTTGTTTGCGACAGGTGAAGATGCAGACATTTATCCTTTCAAAATAGGGCAGCCTATTGGTGAATTATATGCATCCGTCTTTTTTGAAACAGATTTCAACCTTAAAATAAAAGATAGCTCATACCGTTTCGAATTGTCTGAAGATGACCTCAATACAAGGCCCTTGGTTATGGTTGGAGAGTATTACGCACAGCTGAATATAGATAGATTTACAGGGACGCTCTCCAGTGTGAGGGTAATGGATGCAGCCACCTTAATTAAGCTTCGCCCGTATGAAATGGTTTACCGTGGTGAATTGTTGGAGCCTCCCTTGCCTTCTCCTGCCTTCGAGGAAGATGTAGAGAGAGCGAAAGAAAAGCAAATTCTTGACCTTACAAATGTTATAAGGGTCAGACATCATTTACAGCCGTTGATATGGGATGATATGACTGCAGCTGCAGCTTTTGGCCATAGTAAAGATATGTATGAAAGCAATGACTTTTCGCATACTTCTAAAACTTATGGCGATTTGGCGGACCGGCTTGAAGCTGGAGGAGTCTCATTCGAGGCTGCAGGGGAAAACATAGCTGCAAATTATACGGATGCCCCCGCTGTCGTTGAAGGATGGCTTAACAGCAAAGGCCATAGGGATAGTCTGCTGAACGAAGAATATACACATCTTGGAGTTGGAGTTTATAAAAAGCATTATACGCAAAATTTCATAAAAAAAGCTGATGTAGAAAGCTAA
- a CDS encoding CBS domain-containing protein, whose translation MEKIRDIMTGDVESCSLLDNVYEVAVKMKELNVGAIPIVDNEKLVGMITDRDIVLRCVAEKHPASSKVEDIMSSHLVTVTRDTEAREAARLMAEHQIRRLPVVEGNKLVGIVSLGDFAVRHLTDDQAGEALTDISKHESEAQH comes from the coding sequence ATGGAAAAGATTCGTGATATTATGACAGGCGATGTTGAAAGCTGTTCTCTATTGGACAATGTGTATGAAGTGGCAGTTAAGATGAAAGAATTAAACGTAGGGGCTATTCCGATTGTGGATAATGAAAAGCTAGTAGGAATGATTACTGACCGGGATATCGTTCTTCGCTGTGTGGCAGAAAAACACCCTGCTTCATCCAAAGTAGAAGATATTATGAGCAGCCATTTAGTAACCGTTACCAGGGATACAGAGGCTCGGGAAGCTGCACGCTTGATGGCTGAACATCAAATTCGCAGGCTTCCTGTTGTAGAAGGTAACAAGCTTGTTGGAATAGTATCACTCGGTGACTTTGCCGTCCGTCATTTAACAGATGACCAGGCTGGAGAAGCGCTTACTGATATTTCAAAACACGAAAGTGAAGCACAGCATTAA
- a CDS encoding CAP domain-containing protein translates to MQKFKTIIIFFFLIFLTADPAGAATDYRVEQKDTLWEIALRFQQDLQAIINSNPQIENPDLIFPGEIIIIPGHGRKIAIPKMDVNENELMELANQKRKELRLKPLSVDLHLNGAARKKSFDMMKLEYVSHNSPTYGNPTEMLRNQQISFLTVKENIGAGYKTADEMFAAWMNSSVHRENILSKKATHIGAGYIQGGLHGHYWTIFIVEKNEGG, encoded by the coding sequence TTGCAGAAATTCAAAACCATCATTATCTTCTTTTTTCTTATATTTTTAACAGCAGATCCTGCGGGCGCTGCAACAGATTACAGGGTTGAGCAAAAGGACACTCTTTGGGAAATTGCGTTAAGATTCCAGCAGGATCTACAAGCTATTATTAATAGCAACCCCCAAATAGAAAACCCTGATTTAATTTTTCCTGGTGAAATTATTATCATTCCTGGCCATGGAAGGAAAATTGCCATTCCCAAAATGGATGTGAATGAAAATGAGCTTATGGAGCTCGCCAACCAAAAACGAAAAGAATTAAGGCTTAAACCTTTGTCTGTAGATTTGCATCTGAATGGTGCAGCCAGGAAAAAGTCTTTTGACATGATGAAATTAGAATATGTTTCACATAATTCTCCTACATATGGAAATCCTACAGAAATGTTAAGGAATCAGCAGATTTCTTTTCTGACCGTAAAGGAGAATATTGGGGCGGGCTATAAAACAGCTGATGAAATGTTTGCTGCCTGGATGAATTCCTCAGTCCACCGGGAAAATATTCTAAGCAAAAAGGCAACACATATTGGTGCTGGATATATTCAAGGGGGCTTGCACGGTCACTATTGGACCATATTCATCGTAGAGAAAAATGAAGGAGGATAA
- a CDS encoding YugN family protein translates to MKFENTSLENKKADLTRLDEVMLSHGLVREGQWDYERVTYDRKFELKEGVFYLRVFGYAAEGDVGAHKATIQLMTPLLGKHYYPHGIEYGEGESFPKSLVSQCEKILSEIKAEIDQFAE, encoded by the coding sequence ATGAAATTTGAAAACACAAGTCTGGAAAATAAAAAAGCAGACTTAACCCGCTTAGATGAAGTAATGCTTTCACACGGTCTGGTCCGTGAAGGGCAATGGGATTATGAAAGAGTTACATATGACCGTAAATTCGAATTAAAAGAGGGCGTTTTTTACCTTCGTGTGTTTGGATATGCTGCTGAAGGTGATGTAGGAGCACATAAAGCAACTATCCAGCTTATGACTCCCCTGCTTGGCAAGCATTATTATCCGCATGGGATAGAATACGGTGAAGGTGAAAGCTTCCCTAAATCATTAGTAAGTCAATGCGAGAAAATTCTAAGTGAGATCAAAGCAGAGATTGACCAATTCGCTGAGTAA
- a CDS encoding Asp23/Gls24 family envelope stress response protein, translated as MYNDHLDFETIQAASDIISAIVESSLQERESVIPLNHERFTFFKKIKDPISISFRNTEVYVKIKLNLIKGKNILEETLQIQKEIKDEIVHLTGLEVKRVDLSIQKIIPAGNSLPEH; from the coding sequence ATGTATAATGATCATCTTGACTTCGAGACGATTCAGGCAGCCAGTGATATAATCTCCGCAATCGTAGAATCCAGCCTGCAGGAAAGAGAAAGCGTCATTCCTCTTAATCATGAAAGATTCACATTCTTTAAGAAAATAAAAGACCCGATCTCCATATCTTTTAGGAATACTGAAGTATATGTGAAGATTAAGCTTAACTTAATAAAGGGAAAAAATATTTTGGAGGAAACTCTTCAGATTCAGAAAGAAATCAAAGATGAAATTGTTCATTTAACCGGACTGGAAGTTAAAAGAGTTGATCTCTCAATTCAAAAAATTATACCTGCCGGAAACAGTCTTCCGGAACACTGA
- a CDS encoding GNAT family N-acetyltransferase, which produces MSVRKLSENEYIEAMRLSMYAFQYNVPEADIPARMERLKGHSIFGIWEEESLAAKLHIIPLKVHINGFEWDMGGVAGVATYPEFRRKGYVSRLIKRALAEMNKKGQLFSFLHPFNISFYRKYGWEIFTEYKKTLINKIDLEMAGKSSGTIKRFTKSQHTKTIEKIYKEYMLPYSGGLVRDSYWWENFVYSDYQIAVYFDEAGEGQGYILFKVKDNKMDVEEFAALNQEARVNLWNFICQHDSMVEEVKIITSVHDPFPYYLNQPNLKMEVFPYFMGRIVNAEKCLGQYSFIENSENVFLHIEDHHAPWNNGSYLIADDGVRVFKEKEGSQCTNPPARGLHMSINALSAIIIGYKRPMELYELGEIKGPRNDAEILERKIPIQQSFFYDFF; this is translated from the coding sequence GTGTCGGTAAGAAAATTATCAGAGAATGAATATATAGAGGCCATGAGGCTTTCCATGTATGCTTTTCAGTACAATGTGCCTGAAGCTGACATCCCAGCCCGGATGGAACGATTAAAAGGCCATTCCATTTTTGGTATCTGGGAAGAGGAGAGTCTGGCTGCAAAGCTTCACATCATCCCTCTTAAAGTTCATATTAATGGATTTGAATGGGACATGGGAGGTGTTGCAGGTGTGGCAACATATCCTGAATTCAGGAGAAAAGGGTATGTAAGCAGACTGATAAAGCGCGCTTTGGCCGAGATGAACAAAAAGGGTCAGCTATTTTCATTTTTGCATCCTTTTAATATTTCTTTCTATCGGAAATACGGATGGGAGATATTCACGGAATATAAGAAAACACTTATTAACAAAATAGATTTAGAAATGGCAGGAAAATCTTCAGGGACCATAAAGCGATTTACCAAGAGCCAGCACACAAAAACCATCGAAAAGATTTATAAAGAGTATATGCTGCCGTATTCAGGCGGGCTTGTAAGAGACTCATATTGGTGGGAGAACTTTGTGTATTCTGACTACCAGATTGCTGTGTATTTTGACGAAGCAGGTGAAGGACAGGGCTATATATTATTTAAGGTAAAAGACAATAAAATGGATGTCGAAGAATTTGCAGCTTTAAATCAGGAAGCCAGAGTGAATTTATGGAATTTTATCTGTCAGCATGATTCGATGGTCGAGGAAGTAAAGATCATTACATCAGTACACGATCCATTTCCTTATTACCTGAATCAGCCTAATTTAAAAATGGAGGTTTTCCCCTACTTTATGGGGAGAATCGTCAATGCTGAAAAGTGTCTCGGCCAATATTCATTCATTGAAAATAGTGAAAATGTCTTTCTGCATATTGAGGATCACCATGCACCATGGAATAATGGAAGCTACTTAATTGCTGACGATGGTGTCAGGGTGTTTAAAGAGAAAGAAGGAAGCCAATGCACAAACCCTCCAGCACGAGGTCTGCATATGTCTATCAATGCCCTTTCAGCGATTATAATTGGCTATAAGAGGCCGATGGAGTTATATGAGTTAGGCGAAATTAAAGGACCAAGAAATGATGCTGAGATACTAGAAAGAAAAATTCCTATTCAACAATCCTTTTTCTATGACTTTTTTTAA
- a CDS encoding DUF420 domain-containing protein: MEYSLPILPTISTTFIVLSAITVAIGWVQISKKKLEAHKKTMTLAAVFAVIFFIIYASRTVFIGNTAFGGPDDIKIYYTIFLIFHITLATVGAVLGIISLYTGYKNKLAAHRKLGPVTSVIWFFTGITGVAVYLLLYVFYHGGETTSVIKAILGT; this comes from the coding sequence ATGGAATACTCATTGCCTATACTGCCTACCATCAGCACGACTTTTATTGTACTCAGTGCCATAACTGTTGCGATTGGGTGGGTCCAAATTAGCAAAAAGAAGCTTGAAGCTCATAAAAAAACAATGACTTTGGCTGCTGTGTTTGCTGTTATTTTCTTTATCATATATGCCAGCAGAACAGTCTTTATAGGAAATACTGCTTTTGGGGGCCCTGATGATATAAAAATTTATTATACAATTTTCTTGATTTTCCATATTACGCTTGCAACTGTAGGAGCAGTATTAGGAATAATCTCTTTATATACAGGCTATAAAAATAAATTGGCTGCACATAGAAAATTAGGCCCGGTTACTAGTGTGATCTGGTTTTTTACTGGCATAACAGGTGTTGCAGTCTATCTGCTGCTGTATGTTTTCTATCACGGTGGAGAAACAACCTCTGTCATTAAGGCGATTTTGGGTACTTAA
- the ctaG gene encoding cytochrome c oxidase assembly factor CtaG — protein MSLEIFGFRALWSPYFFLFVLLMLAGYYMLTIKYRGKFKNSEPLTRRQGVYFTVAMIVLYAIKGSPVDLMGHLMFYAHMIQMAILYLVVPPLVVMGIPQWVWRAVINHKAIQPVFRLFTKPLVAIILFNGVFSMYHIPDVFDVVKTDMMLHTVYTSALFLLAIFMWWPTINELPEMESLDGLKKVGYVFANGVLLTPACALIIFADTPMYNSYSDPNAWAQALELCVPSATLASLNLSGPEMFNSMSLLHDQQLGGVIMKIIQEIVYGIILAQIFYAWYKKEQEITPSEEETMLNPHLIK, from the coding sequence ATGTCTTTAGAAATATTCGGTTTTCGTGCACTTTGGAGTCCATATTTCTTTTTATTTGTACTATTGATGCTTGCTGGTTACTATATGCTAACAATAAAGTACCGCGGAAAGTTTAAAAATAGCGAGCCGTTAACTAGAAGGCAGGGAGTGTATTTCACAGTCGCAATGATCGTGTTATATGCCATTAAGGGCTCCCCGGTAGATCTGATGGGCCATTTAATGTTTTATGCTCATATGATTCAGATGGCAATACTGTATTTAGTTGTTCCTCCCCTTGTAGTTATGGGAATCCCTCAGTGGGTTTGGAGAGCAGTGATTAATCACAAAGCTATTCAACCGGTATTCCGTCTTTTTACAAAGCCATTAGTAGCAATAATCCTGTTTAATGGAGTATTTTCCATGTACCACATACCAGATGTTTTTGATGTGGTAAAAACGGATATGATGCTCCATACTGTGTATACATCTGCTCTGTTCCTGCTTGCAATCTTTATGTGGTGGCCAACGATTAACGAGCTTCCTGAAATGGAGTCCCTTGATGGCCTGAAAAAGGTAGGGTATGTTTTTGCCAATGGTGTATTATTAACACCAGCATGTGCACTGATCATATTTGCAGATACTCCAATGTACAACTCATATTCTGATCCGAATGCCTGGGCGCAGGCACTTGAGTTGTGTGTCCCTTCTGCGACACTGGCAAGCCTGAACCTCAGCGGACCGGAAATGTTTAATTCAATGTCACTTTTACACGACCAGCAGCTTGGCGGGGTAATTATGAAGATCATCCAGGAAATTGTCTATGGCATCATCCTTGCGCAAATCTTCTATGCATGGTACAAAAAAGAACAGGAAATTACGCCTTCTGAAGAAGAAACAATGCTAAATCCGCATTTAATAAAATAA
- the ctaF gene encoding cytochrome c oxidase subunit IVB, producing MANQQPNSGNPRVDIEYRRKKSAEEMKHQVITFALMIFLTIVAFVAAGYEGFSGWFVVPFILILALVQVVFQLYYFMHMSHKGHEAPSLFLYSGALVGFITIIAFLTVIWW from the coding sequence ATGGCAAATCAACAACCAAACTCAGGTAACCCAAGAGTAGACATTGAATATAGACGCAAAAAAAGTGCAGAAGAGATGAAACATCAAGTTATCACGTTTGCACTTATGATCTTCCTGACAATTGTTGCTTTCGTAGCGGCAGGTTATGAAGGATTCTCTGGATGGTTTGTTGTACCTTTCATCCTGATTCTTGCGCTCGTGCAAGTAGTTTTCCAATTATATTATTTCATGCATATGAGCCATAAAGGTCATGAAGCACCATCTTTGTTTTTATATTCCGGAGCGTTAGTCGGGTTTATTACAATTATTGCTTTCTTGACAGTTATTTGGTGGTAA
- a CDS encoding cytochrome (ubi)quinol oxidase subunit III — MAAEQKMTYETWPASPEKQTLEAKNKFLGFWFFLGGETVLFASLFATYLALKDKVPSSDMALAKDLFEIPLAFIMTMLLLTSSLTSVYAMYHMKNFNFKKMQLWLGITVLLGLGFLGLEIYEFNHYVHEFHHSFTSSAFGSAFYTLVGFHGAHVAFGLLWITTLMIRNSKRGLSLYNAPKFYVASLYWHFIDVVWVFIFTVVYLMGMVG, encoded by the coding sequence ATGGCTGCTGAACAAAAAATGACTTACGAAACATGGCCGGCGTCGCCTGAAAAACAAACCCTCGAAGCCAAGAACAAATTCTTAGGTTTCTGGTTTTTCCTTGGGGGAGAGACGGTTCTATTCGCATCCCTCTTCGCAACATATCTTGCTTTAAAAGACAAAGTGCCTAGCAGTGATATGGCCCTTGCAAAAGATTTGTTTGAAATTCCATTGGCATTCATTATGACAATGCTGCTATTAACAAGTTCTTTAACAAGCGTTTACGCAATGTACCATATGAAGAATTTCAACTTCAAAAAAATGCAGCTATGGCTTGGAATTACTGTTTTGCTTGGTCTTGGATTCCTTGGTTTGGAAATTTACGAGTTCAATCACTACGTACATGAATTCCATCATAGCTTCACTAGCAGTGCTTTTGGTTCAGCCTTCTATACATTAGTCGGCTTCCATGGTGCTCACGTGGCTTTCGGTTTATTATGGATCACGACTTTAATGATCCGAAACAGCAAAAGAGGACTGAGCCTTTACAATGCTCCTAAGTTCTATGTTGCCAGCCTATACTGGCATTTCATTGACGTTGTTTGGGTATTCATCTTCACAGTAGTATATTTAATGGGAATGGTGGGATAA
- the ctaD gene encoding cytochrome c oxidase subunit I has product MSTLAQKKGFGAVLWDYLTTVDHKKIAILYLIAGGFFFLLGGLEAMFIRIQLAVPNNDFVSAGLYNEILTMHGTTMIFLAAMPLIFAFMNAVMPLQIGARDVAFPFLNSLGFWLFFFGGVFLNLSWFLGGAPDAGWTSYASLSIASEGHGIDFYALGLQISGAGTLIGGINFLVTIINMRAPGMTYMRMPMFTWATFVTSALILFAFPALTVGLFLLIFDRMFGSNFFDPAMGGNTIIWEHFFWIFGHPEVYILILPAFGIFSEIFAIFSRKRLFGYSSMVFATVLIGFLGFMVWAHHMFTTGMGPIANAIFAVATMAIAVPTGIKIFNWLFTMWGGSITFTTPMLWAIAFIPSFVAGGVTGVMLASAAQDYQYHDSYFVVAHFHYVIVGGVVFALFAGAHLYWPKMFGTMLNEFLGKITFVLFFIGFHLTFFIQHFLGLWGMPRRIFTFLPGQGFETANMVSTVGAFFMAAAVIIMLINIVITSVKNEKVGNDPWGDGRTLEWAIPSPPPFYNFKQLPLVRGLDAYWLEKMEGKKGMSPAEPLGDIHMPNNSFIPFVISLGLFVAAFGAMYRAEHSWGIPVIIVGMLITLGSMFVRSVKDDHGYHIHKEDLEDNNDKGVKA; this is encoded by the coding sequence GTGAGTACCTTAGCACAGAAAAAAGGTTTTGGAGCGGTTTTATGGGACTACTTAACAACAGTTGACCATAAAAAAATCGCAATCCTTTATCTTATAGCTGGCGGATTTTTCTTCTTGCTTGGCGGATTGGAAGCCATGTTCATCCGTATCCAGCTTGCAGTACCAAACAATGATTTTGTAAGTGCAGGATTGTATAATGAAATTTTAACCATGCACGGTACAACGATGATCTTCTTGGCGGCTATGCCACTAATTTTCGCTTTTATGAATGCGGTTATGCCACTGCAGATCGGAGCGCGTGACGTTGCGTTCCCATTCTTGAATTCTTTAGGGTTCTGGCTATTTTTCTTTGGTGGAGTTTTCTTAAATCTATCATGGTTCTTAGGCGGAGCTCCTGATGCCGGCTGGACTTCATATGCTTCATTATCAATTGCATCTGAAGGTCATGGCATCGACTTCTACGCACTTGGATTGCAGATTTCCGGTGCAGGTACGTTAATCGGGGGTATCAACTTCCTTGTTACCATCATTAACATGCGTGCTCCTGGTATGACATATATGCGTATGCCAATGTTCACTTGGGCTACTTTTGTTACATCTGCATTGATTTTGTTTGCATTCCCTGCATTAACAGTAGGATTATTCCTGTTAATTTTCGACCGTATGTTTGGATCTAACTTCTTTGATCCGGCAATGGGCGGTAATACAATTATCTGGGAGCATTTCTTCTGGATTTTTGGTCACCCTGAAGTTTACATTTTGATATTGCCGGCTTTCGGTATTTTTTCCGAGATATTTGCGATTTTCTCAAGAAAGCGCCTTTTCGGATACTCTTCCATGGTATTCGCAACGGTTCTTATTGGATTCTTAGGATTCATGGTTTGGGCTCACCATATGTTTACAACTGGCATGGGTCCGATTGCTAACGCGATTTTTGCTGTTGCAACAATGGCAATTGCAGTACCAACCGGTATAAAGATCTTTAACTGGCTATTCACAATGTGGGGCGGAAGCATTACATTCACAACACCAATGCTTTGGGCTATTGCCTTTATTCCTTCATTCGTAGCCGGCGGTGTTACTGGTGTTATGCTTGCATCAGCTGCTCAGGATTATCAGTACCATGACAGCTACTTTGTAGTTGCTCACTTCCACTATGTAATTGTCGGCGGTGTTGTCTTTGCATTATTTGCAGGTGCACACCTATACTGGCCAAAAATGTTCGGAACAATGCTAAACGAGTTCCTTGGAAAAATTACATTCGTATTATTCTTTATTGGATTCCATTTAACATTCTTTATCCAGCATTTTCTCGGTCTTTGGGGAATGCCGCGCCGAATTTTCACTTTCCTTCCTGGACAGGGATTTGAGACGGCGAACATGGTAAGTACTGTTGGTGCTTTCTTCATGGCAGCTGCAGTAATCATTATGTTGATTAATATTGTTATTACAAGTGTCAAAAATGAAAAAGTCGGCAATGATCCTTGGGGAGATGGCCGCACTTTAGAGTGGGCAATACCATCACCGCCTCCATTCTACAACTTCAAGCAGCTTCCGCTGGTTCGCGGTCTTGATGCATATTGGCTTGAAAAGATGGAAGGCAAAAAAGGCATGTCACCTGCTGAACCGCTTGGAGACATCCATATGCCTAATAACTCTTTCATTCCATTTGTGATTTCTTTAGGGCTATTTGTTGCTGCATTTGGTGCAATGTACCGTGCGGAGCACAGCTGGGGTATTCCGGTTATAATCGTTGGTATGCTTATTACTTTAGGTTCAATGTTTGTTCGTTCTGTTAAGGATGACCATGGATACCACATTCATAAAGAAGATTTGGAAGATAATAATGATAAGGGGGTTAAGGCATAA